The Nocardia arthritidis genome has a window encoding:
- a CDS encoding PucR family transcriptional regulator, which produces MMPSRTRVFDDLHRRAAAMVEGFYTALPPYQKMPQSLVETDFARGTKLNVDLFFEYLRRGVEPSEEDSRELIELAMDRLRDGTPLAEVLDRYRLGAAFLWERLRSVATPSERELMLDVSVALLKYVTLIITRISTAASQRVHDPRWDLLERRRGIADALLSGQDPVEWVNDPVIPVADAFLVAVFRLAGTRGGPASALRHRVEAIPGVFLRLDAGGWTALIPLQPGDDGTATEAALLGRLPAAQAGPPPYWVGVGAAHTRESIPVMFDEARVLAELGRCLAHREVLCRRQHLQFEYTVAVSDAARPGLAAVLAPLDAQPLLAETLEVFVDSGFNQLATARQLNVHRNTVTYRLSRVHELTGLDPHRPADAMTLSAARLARRLESADFAP; this is translated from the coding sequence GCCGCGATGGTCGAGGGGTTCTACACCGCGCTGCCGCCGTACCAGAAGATGCCGCAATCGCTGGTCGAGACCGATTTCGCGCGCGGAACCAAGCTGAACGTCGACCTATTCTTCGAGTATCTGCGCCGTGGCGTCGAGCCCAGCGAGGAGGACAGCAGGGAGCTGATCGAGCTGGCGATGGACCGGTTGCGCGACGGCACCCCGCTGGCCGAGGTGCTCGACCGCTACCGGCTCGGCGCGGCCTTCCTCTGGGAGCGGCTGCGTTCGGTGGCGACGCCGAGCGAGCGCGAGCTGATGCTCGACGTATCGGTGGCGCTGTTGAAGTACGTGACGCTGATCATCACCCGGATCTCGACGGCCGCCTCCCAGCGCGTGCACGATCCGCGCTGGGATCTGCTGGAGCGCCGCCGCGGCATCGCCGACGCGCTGCTGTCCGGCCAGGATCCGGTGGAGTGGGTGAACGATCCGGTGATCCCGGTGGCCGATGCCTTCCTCGTCGCGGTGTTCCGGCTGGCGGGCACGCGCGGCGGGCCCGCATCGGCGCTGCGGCACCGGGTGGAGGCGATTCCCGGCGTCTTCCTGCGGCTGGACGCGGGCGGTTGGACCGCGCTCATCCCACTGCAGCCCGGCGACGACGGCACCGCGACCGAGGCCGCGCTGCTCGGACGCCTGCCCGCGGCGCAGGCCGGGCCGCCGCCCTACTGGGTCGGCGTCGGCGCCGCGCATACCCGCGAGTCGATTCCGGTGATGTTCGACGAGGCACGGGTGCTCGCCGAGCTGGGCCGCTGCCTGGCCCATCGAGAAGTGTTGTGCCGCAGGCAACATCTACAGTTCGAGTACACGGTCGCGGTGAGCGATGCGGCCCGGCCCGGACTGGCCGCGGTGCTCGCGCCGCTCGATGCCCAGCCGCTGCTGGCGGAGACGCTGGAGGTGTTCGTCGACAGCGGATTCAACCAGCTGGCCACCGCGCGGCAGCTGAACGTGCACCGCAACACCGTCACCTATCGGCTGTCGCGGGTGCACGAGCTCACCGGACTCGATCCGCACCGCCCCGCCGACGCGATGACGCTCTCCGCGGCCCGGCTCGCCCGGCGGTTGGAGTCCGCCGATTTCGCCCCCTAG